CCTGGTCCTCTTTGCCTTCCCCCCTCCACGTGCCCCTGTGTCCTTGcctccctcccttctgtccattccccatgtccctccagccccctcACATGCCCCACATCCCATTGGTCCCTGCCAGACTCTtggctccatccccagctctggggagttCTGGGTGCCAAGGAGTTGAAATTTCATCCAGCTGTAATCAGGAGATGGGAAAGtggccccagagcagctcaacTTTATTTTTAGCTCTGCTTCCCCCTTCGGCATCACACCCTGGCATTGCCCCACACCACGGCTGGTGCACAGACCCCACAGGTGCTgagagccctgtgccagggtgctgggcaggggatggggcGCTCAGTGCCACTTGCACAGCGGCCACCAAGTCCAGGCACCGATGCTGGGGTCCAGGGACTGCCGGGGTTGTGCCAGGTGCTCGAGGTGGCCGTGCCAGCCGAGGCTGCCATGGCCCCAGTTAGCCCAGCGGGGTGAGGAGCCGGCCACAGGGATGGATGAGGCCAGTCCCTGCCTGCAGTGGAGCCGTGGACAATGAGCACCTTTGGGACACCACGTGGCACTGGAATTCCAGCCCCATGGCCGAGGTGCCATGGGGTCTTTGTGCTCAGACGTGGCCACAcatcccagcctgcccaggtgaCCAGGACACACGTCTGCTTCCCTCTCCATCTTCCCCCCAGGACTCTCCTGGATCGGGCCCCTCTATCCCCAGGGATGCCTGCCCTGGATCTGGCaccccctggggacacctcacTCCCTGATGGaccttttggcttttgataatttttttttttctttctcttttccagaaaaGCTCAAGCAGCACAAAATCATCTTTGTGGTGGGTAAGTCTGTGTCTGGATCCTGTCACTGGTGGGGTCAGCCCAGGCCTTTTCCCTGTACCTCTAGGCTGGGGAAACAGGACTGGAGGCTGAGACTGGGCTATTCCCAGGCACTGTGGGATGGCCATGGCTCCAGCTTGGCTCCTTGAGTCCACATGGGTATGGTGCCCCCAGGAGGGCACCTCTGGCCACACATGGGGTGGCAGCATCTGGGGTAATGTGGCAGTAAACCAGTGGGGGTTGATGTGACAACAAATCCCTGGGAGGTAATGTGACAAAACCTTAGGTGCCATCAGGGTGTGGTGCCCACATGCCAATTCCCAGCAGCCCGTGTCACCCCCAAGCACTTGGGCAACCACGAggagctctgtccatccccttGGTGCTGGGCTTGGGGACACCAACAGACATGTCACTGAGCTCTGAGGgcttgtgtgtgtctgtgctgctgctcctgtgtacCCTCCCTCTCCTTACCCATGGCTGGGGCCACACGTGTGCCTTGCAGGTGGCCCTGGCTCGGGCAAAGGGACACAGTGTGAGAAGATCGTGCAGAAGTACGGCTACACCCACCTGTCCACGGGGGACCTGCTGCGGGCAGAGGTCAGCTCGGGCTCGGAGCGGGGCAAGAAGCTGCAGGCCATCATGGAGAAGGGAGAGCTGGTGCCCCTGGTGAGTCCCTACCAGCCACCAGCTGTCACATTATGGGGTGTGCAGGGGTGGCAGTGGGGCCACCGCAGTAATGGTTAGCACACGGCTCAGGCATCTCTGGCCCTGccatcccagggcagggtttgctGCAGGGACCCAGGGATGCTGGGTGGGAGTCCTGTTGTCCCATATCAGCTGTAGCAGCTCTGTCCTCCCCCTCCAGGACACAGTGCTGGACATGCTGAGGGATGCCATGGTGGCCAAAGCAGATGTGTCCAAGGGCTTCCTGATCGATGGATACCCCCGCGAGGTGAAGCAGGGAGAGGAGTTTGAGAAGAAGGTGAGGactggtgctgtgctgtgctgtgctgggccgTGCCACACACCAGCTTAGCACAGGGACTcaatccagcagcagcctgggctccccatcccagcagagaTCACATCCCAGAAGGGTCTAAACTGGGCAGCAGGTCCCCCTGCCTCgggacagcctgtgcccagagcaCAGCGGGAGGGACCAGGGTGTCCTCAGGCTGACAGAGTGTGACAGCAGTGCTGACATGATGGTGATGGCAGAGAGCCAGGGCTTGGCTGCAGTGTGCTTTGCCTTCCTCTACATGGCCCTAGAGGCCAGTGGAAGAGTGTCCTGGTGGCTCCCAGACCAAAgcagtgggaggcaggagatgGTGTGGGGAtgtctctgtgtcctgctggcCCCCAGACCCATGTGGATGGAGGCAGAGAGGGTGGTGTGGGGACATTTGTGACCCTCATGCtgaccaccaccaccaccccccaaaccaaaccagagccACACCAACTCAGTGTGGTGACAGCCACGTCCCCTCTGTGCACAGATCGCGCCCCCCACGCTGCTGCTCTACGTGGATGCAGGGAAGGACACGATGGTGAAACGCCTGCTGAAGAGAGGAGAGACCAGCGGGAGGGTGGATGACAATGAGGAGACCATCAAGAAGCGTTTGGAGACCTACTACAAGGCCACTGAGCCTGTCATTGCCTTCTACAAGAGCAGAGGCATTGTCCGCCAGGTAAGCGGGAACGCGGCCGatgccagcacccccagccccacagcctggggCTTGTGTCCCAGGGGAGGGGAAGTGCTGGATGGGGATGATGAGGGAAGCAGGAAAACTCAATCCTGTCTAGTTTGGGATGGGCCTGACCCCTCTCATTCCCAACACGACCCCCTCCAAGGATGGCCTGCACCCCTTTGCCCTAAGCGAGCCCTGGTCTCTTCACCCATGGCTAAAATGCATCCTTGGGAGTTCCAGTTGCTCTCGGATGAGAGCCCTCGGGCAAatcccccagctgtcccctctgtACCCAGCTCAACGCCGAGGGCTCTGTGGAGGAGGTTTTCCAGCAGGTCTGCACCCACCTCGACTGCCTGtaagcagcccccagccccagttccccccagtgcACTCCAGCAGAGACAGCGGAAGCGGCTTTATCCTGTTTTCGTGGACGGAGCCGTGCGGAGGAAATTTCAAGGACATTGTGTTTGGCTCTTTCCCGTCTCTCCCCAGTAAAGTTCACTGTAATGAATCCAGactttatctttttcttctgtcgCAGGAAATGAGTTTTTCTTTCcagaggttttgggtttttttgttttttgttttttttttctgcctctctgtcctccccccagcccctctggagctgaTTAAGGGCAGGAAGCGGGTGTTTATCCCGCCGGGGCAGCGGGATGCTGCGCtcagaggaagggagggagcatCCCGGCCGCTCGCCCCGGCTTCCCAATCCGTGCCTGCAGGGAGCCTGCGCCTGCATCCTCCAGCCAGTCCCGGCCTCCCTCGCTCTGTCCCGATTGCTGAACCCCCTGGTGTCTGGGTGTGTGTCCTGCACatgcctcccagctctcccactgcctgccaggggctggaggcgaccggatttgggatggggatttCCAGCACTTTCATGCCTTGGCATTTCCTTGTTTCTGTTGGCTgtcaggggtttttggggtacGCAGTGGCTGCGCTGTGGTGCTTGGTAGAGGCACAATGCCCTGAAGTGGGGTgttccctgtcctgctgtgcctggacaCTCACAGCTCAGCCCTTACCCTGGGGGATAAGGAatgctctggggacacccaggtgagcccagccaCCAGGCTGGGTGTCCTCCTGGCTGGGGGACTGGTGGTGAGTCACAAGACCCCAACAGACAGgcacttgggggtgctggtgtgggggacaggggatgtggggctccccagcacccacagaaCCACACAGGCACAACGCCAtagcagaggggctgcagtggAGCTTGGGGACAGGGTTTACCCAGCCACAGtgagggcaggaggcagcagagctgcaacCCCAGCAGGGCCCCCCACCACTTTACTTTTgggctgctgtgagctgggcaCGGAGCcagggggctgggagggcaggaggggcagcagcGCTGGGGTCAGCCAAGGCCACGAGGCCAAGGAGTCAGAGCGGAGAAAGGaagccagcagggaaaaaacaaaactcccCAAGACGAAAACCCAAACTCACCAGTCAGGCCGACGTCAGCCCCGTGCTCCGGGGCCACGGGCCGCTGGCAGAGGCGGGGCACTGCGGGGAGGCAGGCGGGCAGGAAGGATGCAGCCATCCGGCcgggctgggacactgccaggacagCGATCCAGGGCTGGGGCCCGCCTCGTGCTGGTGGGACAAGGAGGCAGAGGGGTTGTGTGGTTTGGGACAGCACGGCCTCAAATTGAGGAGTGGGGAGAGACATCTCTCTGGTGGTTCCAGCCCTCTTTGGGTGTGCTGTGagtgtgcctcagtttccccaggtGGTTCCCTGGGTAGGGAGTGGGAcaggagccctgctctgctccccagtaCAGCCCTGAGTGCTTGGTGTTGATGTTTAGATGCTTTTCCTCTGGTTTGAAATCTCAAGGCCATCCCATATGCTGCGAGGGGGGAAGATATTGGGCCAAATGGGTGCAGGGGGCTGCACATGTGGCTCCCCCGCAGCCACGGCCACCCTCCTTCTGTCACACTGTGGCTGCCACCGTCCCAGTGCCCATCACCGAGGGTCTCTTAGTCGCTGCCCTGAGGTGTCACCGCGGAGAGAGGAGTGCGAGGGCCCCAGAGGATCCCGTGCCGGGTCCCGGTCCCCATGCCCGTCCCCATGCCCGGGTGAGCACCCGTCCCCGCGGTCCCCAGGAGATGGCAGTGCTCTGTCATGGGACATGGTTGCTGCTCACCTCGGTCACAGACATCTCCGGGGCCATCCTGGCTTCTGAGGACAGGCGTCGCTGACTTCCCTGGCACGTTTCCATTCTGTCCCCATGCCCCTGAACCATGAATCGACCCCATCCCAGGGGCCTGCGCCCACCCCCGGCGTGAGGGTCCCAGCCCCACTGATTGCTGTGTGAGGGCTCTCACCTCGGCCAGCAGAGGTGTGGGGAGGAATGGGGCAGGAGTACATAAGGGGGCCCCTGGTGCCCCTTTGGCCGTGCTCAGCTGTGGCCCCCTTGCCCGTGACTCCCTCACCCAGGCCCCCTTGTCCCAGGGGATCTCCTGACCCCAAGCCCACCTGCCGGGTGGGGGTGTccgggcagccccagctgtggccTGGCCGAGGGTACAGACAAAGCAGGGAGTTGTGCTCGGGGGCTTCCACCTGCCCACCAGCCTGGGCATCCATGGGGCAGCCACCAGCCTGAGCCaaggtggccctgccagggggctgatCGGGAGCAGGGGGGGCTGAATGTCGggggcagccccttccccatggCCTGGGGCAGCTCGGGAATAATTTGGGTGGGTGGACCTCACCAGAACCACTGTGTCCAACCCTCCACTCActagtgccagccctgggaggcCCTGGAGGCACCTAGCTTGGGTACCAGTGccttcctcctgccccctcCGGAGGCGCAGCCCCGTACGGCGCTgtagggaaactgaggcacggcgCCtccgggggagggggggggtccATCCTCTccgcccccccggccccgccggcccggccccagCGCCGCCAGCGGCATTTCCTCCGCCGCGGACCCTCCTCCGAAGGGAGTCGGTTtcctgccgctgccgccgcccgcACTCGGCGCTGGCTCCCGGGGAGCGGCCGCAGGCGGACATGGGCCCCCGCTCCGTCCCGCTCCTGCCGCTGCTCCTGGCGCTGCTCGGCCGCCCGGGTGAGTGGGGACGAGGGGCACCGGGCAACCGGAGCCCGGGGATGAGAGCCGCGGGATGGGACAGCGGGACGGGACCCCCGGGAACGGGACAGCCGCGGCGGGACCACCGGGGACTCCGGATCGGGGGCCAAAGGGGTCCCGGCTGTGCCCGCACAGGCACAGATTGGCACCCCCGGGAACCCCCCGGGAGAGGAGGTTTTAGGGAGCAGCGTCCGTGTGGGAAGGAACGAACGCACCCCGATTCCCGGAACACGCCGAGCACAGCCCTGCCGCTCCCTGGGACCCCCGAAATCCCGGCTGCGTCACTGGGCGTGGGAGGTGTTGAAGGCGCTGTGGCTGAGTCCTGACCTAGACGGTGGCACACGGGGGAGCTGGGGTGGCTTTGGTCCCCATCACCTCGGAGTATGGAGGAGTTGAccaggggatggggaggagaaatgggagaaaacCCTTATATC
The DNA window shown above is from Molothrus aeneus isolate 106 chromosome 19, BPBGC_Maene_1.0, whole genome shotgun sequence and carries:
- the AK1 gene encoding adenylate kinase isoenzyme 1 isoform X2, whose translation is MRPVPACSGAVDNEHLWDTTWHWNSSPMAEVPWGLCAQTWPHIPACPEKLKQHKIIFVVGGPGSGKGTQCEKIVQKYGYTHLSTGDLLRAEVSSGSERGKKLQAIMEKGELVPLDTVLDMLRDAMVAKADVSKGFLIDGYPREVKQGEEFEKKIAPPTLLLYVDAGKDTMVKRLLKRGETSGRVDDNEETIKKRLETYYKATEPVIAFYKSRGIVRQLNAEGSVEEVFQQVCTHLDCL
- the AK1 gene encoding adenylate kinase isoenzyme 1 isoform X1, producing the protein MATEKLKQHKIIFVVGGPGSGKGTQCEKIVQKYGYTHLSTGDLLRAEVSSGSERGKKLQAIMEKGELVPLDTVLDMLRDAMVAKADVSKGFLIDGYPREVKQGEEFEKKIAPPTLLLYVDAGKDTMVKRLLKRGETSGRVDDNEETIKKRLETYYKATEPVIAFYKSRGIVRQLNAEGSVEEVFQQVCTHLDCL